A region of Chiloscyllium plagiosum isolate BGI_BamShark_2017 chromosome 37, ASM401019v2, whole genome shotgun sequence DNA encodes the following proteins:
- the LOC122541224 gene encoding muscarinic acetylcholine receptor M2-like translates to MINATAIKESLSNLTELLHSEKTSSHKTLEMIIIVILAGFLTFVTIVGNLLVIISITFNRHLQTINNYFILSLAFSDLIVAVICMNIYTVYNSFGYWPMGPVVCDLWLAFDHVVNNASSMNLVVISFDRYFCVKKPLSYPMKRTPQMAIVMIAAAWVLPFILWAPSILLWQFIVGERTVHEGQCYIQFLSNPVVSLAILIVAFYLPAFIMIVLYVCISHASKSRIKDNREYSESCKNTLHPNCIQQKPTKLMNNVLPKVSQWLLHKKILKSKLPNEVTTDTFDQRELEIDSNEKTSVSSVASNQMKEETILESTNISTIESELRADNSNLSCVMVLSQSRTANDCSTAETMTDFTSNSRNERYIDDGHRIMTPSKTHTKIKKVGVSREKKVTRTVMAIVLAFLITWTPYVSILLVDTLYSVSIPNIVWNLGYWLCYTNSAINPVCYALCNNTFKKTFKYLLLCQYKNFVTAR, encoded by the coding sequence ATGATCAATGCAACAGCGATAAAGGAATCTCTCAGTAACCTAACAGAATTGCTTCATTCTGAAAAAACTAGTTCTCACAAAACTCTAGAAATGATCATCATTGTGATTTTGGcaggatttttaacttttgtaacaATTGTCGGAAACCTTTTGGTCATTATTTCTATCACATTCAACAGACATTTGCAGACTATTAACAactattttattttaagtttagcCTTCTCTGATTTGATTGTAGCTGTAATATGCATGAATATTTACACAGTTTACAATTCATTTGGCTACTGGCCAATGGGCCCAGTGGTATGTGATTTATGGCTTGCCTTCGACCATGTTGTTAATAATGCATCATCCATGAACCTCGTTGTCATCAGCTTTGACCGGTACTTCTGTGTCAAAAAGCCGTTGAGTTATCCTATGAAAAGGACTCCTCAGATGGCAATAGTGATGATTGCCGCTGCTTGGGTGCTGCCATTCATCCTGTGGGCTCCTTCCATTCTGTTATGGCAGTTCATTGTCGGGGAGCGGACAGTTCATGAGGGTCAATGTTACATTCAATTCCTTTCAAACCCAGTTGTCTCTCTAGCTATTCTTATAGTAGCTTTCTATCTCCCTGCTTTCATCATGATTGTCTTGTATGTCTGCATATCCCATGCCAGCAAGAGTCGAATAAAGGACAACAGGGAATACTCTGAATCATGCAAGAACACATTACATCCCAACTGCATTCAGCAAAAGCCAACAAAACTAATGAACAACGTCTTACCAAAAGTTTCCCAATGGTTGCTGCataaaaaaattctgaaaagcAAACTTCCCAATGAAGTAACAACAGACACTTTTGACCAAAGAGAGTTGGAAATCGATTCAAATGAGAAAACTTCAGTTAGTTCAGTGGCATCAAACCAAATGAAGGAGGAAACAATCCTCGAAAGCACAAATATTTCTACCATAGAAAGCGAATTGCGGGCAGACAACTCAAACCTTTCTTGTGTAATGGTACTTAGCCAATCACGCACTGCTAACGACTGCAGTACAGCAGAGACAATGACAGATTTCACAAGCAACAGCAGGAATGAGAGATATATTGATGACGGCCATCGTATCATGACTCCAAGCAAGACACACACTAAAATAAAGAAAGTAGGTGTATCCCGAGAGAAGAAGGTGACGAGGACCGTCATGGCTATTGTATTAGCATTTCTTATTACATGGACACCATATGTTTCCATTCTTCTCGTTGACACCTTATATTCAGTCTCTATCCCGAATATAGTCTGGAACTTAGGATATTGGCTGTGTTACACCAACAGTGCCATCAATCCGGTCTGTTATGCACTTTGTAATAACACATtcaaaaaaacattcaaatatcTCCTGTTATGCCAATACAAGAATTTCGTTACGGCAAGATGA